The Meriones unguiculatus strain TT.TT164.6M chromosome 16, Bangor_MerUng_6.1, whole genome shotgun sequence genomic sequence GCGGGCTCCGGGCGTCTGCTCTCCTCGGCCGCCAACATGCCGTTCATTGAGTTGGAAACGAACTTGCCGGCTAGCCGCATACCCGCGGGGCTGGAGAAGCGGCTGTGTGCGGCCGCCGCCGACATCCTGGACAAACCCGAAGACGTGAGCGAGGGTCGGGGAGCCCTGGGCGCGCCCAATTGTGGGCTAGGGACGGGACCTCCCAGTGACCCCTTCTCTTATCCCCAGGGGTCCCACCCGTCTCCTAACTTCTGACCTTCCgtgtcccatcctccttcccccgGGTCCCCTTCCTGGTCGCCTTTCCCAGGCGTGACCCTGAGGTGACCCACCAGGGTTCCTGGTCAGTGCCCAAACCGTTGGACCCTCACGTTAAGATTTTGGTGCGCCTACCCGGCGCCAGCCCGGTCCTGTCCAGCCAAGCTTCAGGATTTAACTCTTACGTTCCCCGTAGCGCGTGAGTGTTACAATACGGCCTGGCATGACCTTGATGATACAGGGATCCACAGAGCCCTGCGCCCACCTTCTGGTCTCTTCCATCGGTGTTGTGGGCACGGCGGAGCAGAACCGCGGCCACAGCTCCCGCTTCTTCGAGTTGCTCACCAAGGAGCTCTCCCTGGACCAGGACCGGTATGAAAGACTAGTGAGGGAACATTTTGGACTGCTTTGCGTCTGGCGAAGTGATTCTGACCCCGAGCCGTCTTGTATATACGAGTTTGCAGGGGATGGGTTGGGGGCGCTTACATTATTTGCTGCTTCCAGAAAGCAATCGAGCCATAGTCTCTGATCCAGGGTGTCTGGTTTTCAGGGAGACCTTTTCCAGGCTGGTCAGAGGGAATCTGGTTATGTCCTGAGGCAGAGACCTTTGGACTAGAAAAGGCTCCAGAAGAGTAACAGGGAGGTGAAAAGGCCATTGGCCCAGATATCTAAACACCTTGACTTGAGGGCTACCACAAAGGTAAACCTGGAATTGACCTATCTCCAGGAAGGTAGCCAACCACCCATGCCATCCCCCCAAAGAAACTTACACTCTGAAGGAAGAGTTAAGTCTCATATTCCTGAGCCTAAACCATGCTCCTGAGGACCAACAGGCATTAAGTTTGAAAGAACCTTCCAGAATGGAGTCCTAGTTGGCTCAGGAAAGCTGGTGATGGCCACTGCTTGTGACTCTTCAACTCCATCCTTAAGTCAGGGAGACAGAGCCTCACGTTCTATATCCATTATCCCATTTGGTGCTTACGAATGCTTCCCAGGGCTTCTGTGTGCCTCTTTGGTATCGTTATGAGGTAGATAACTGCATTAGACCAACTTTACAGATGGGATCCCGAAGGTGTCAGTCCTGTGCAcagctcctcccccctcccccatgcttCCTCTGATCTCTGTGGATGAGAAACCATTGATTCCACAGATTTGAATCAGGGTTCACTTGCGCCTCGCTTTGAGCTGGGTTTTGGTTAAAACCTAAACGGCTGGCACCCTGGGCATGCCTGTAGGGGGCTGCAGTTAGAAGTAGGAGGACCGTCAGCTCATACACAGCCTGACATATGCAACCGAGCACAGGGCAGACTTACTGAAGCCATTGTTAGGTCTGTCCTGGGCCCATGGATAGCCATTCTGGCACTTGACTGTCCTGGTGTAAGGATCTGGGGTGGGCAGACTGGGAAAACACCCTATGGGCTGATATGGCCTGGCCTGAGAGCTTATCCTGGCATGGCTGACAGGGACCTTGGTAGATAAGGAGTTTGCCAAGGAGTTGacattgctctctctcttttttctttccgaAGGATAATTATCCGATTCTTCCCCTTGGAGCCCTGGCAGATCGGAAAGAAAGGAACTGTTATGACTTTTCTGTGATTCGAAAGAAAGAATCCAGGGCATCTGCTGAGCCTGTCCAGGGCCGTTCCAGAGAGGCCTCCTGGCAGAGTTGTGGCCTGATAGATAATACCACTGTCAAATACCTCTTTTGCATATTTGTCTGTGGCTTCACTgcagtttgtttttctcttccccaGCCTCATGAGTAAGTAAATGAgagcaaataaatgaaaagaacataATCCCAACATGACTTCTTTGCTTCTGTAATCCCCTCTCTGGCATGCTGGACGCTCTAGAAAGTGAGATTTGTTATGAGTGCAGAAAGGGTGTTTCCTGTCCCTGGGGCTGTTGGATGTTTACTGATAGCTGGTTCAGCCTGGAAGGCCTGCTTTCTGTACCCACGGACAGACCACTGGGGGCATGAAAGCAGCTGGCCAGGCTTGGTGGAAAGAGAATCCTCACTTTGCCCTGGGCTATCACTGTTGACTGCTGAGTTTGGCCTGGAGGATAAGGCCAGCTGCATGTCAGGGACCATCCCTAGGGCTTCACTGTATACCTTGACTCTTGTTGATTCCTCACTGGAACTGTGCGCTTTGCTAGCATGCCAAGTATGGAAATTCCTTCTACTAGAAACTgaagagctggggctggagaagtggctcagaggttaagagtgctggctcttttttccaagggtcctgagttcaattcccagcaaatgcatggtggctcacaaccatctataacaagatctggtgtcctcttctgtcctgcaggcacacatgtagtcagaatactatataaataatgaataaatcttgaaagaaagaaagaaagaaagaaagagagagagagagaaactgagtaGCTGCTATTCCCATGCCCCATCTACATGGCTTTGTATTTCAGACCCTTCCCATGGGGTGAGGAGCCCGAGAGAAGTCTCTTCCTTTTCCAGGTGTTCTATATGGAGTTTACAGCCCACAGACACTGGTGGGTGCTATTTCACTGCGTAGTCAGACCGCTGTTCATCCTCACCTTTAGGACACCATCGAAACATAAAATTAAGTTTTTTTATTCTCTATAGTCTACAAGCTAATAAAGTTAGTTTCCAGTGGTATTTGCCTAGGCTTCCTGTTTCTGAGTAGTACTGCTGGGTTCTCTTTCATTTTGAGCCTTGTTTCTCCCTCGTATTTTAACCTATTTCCCAGGCTGTGGTGAGGCAACTATTAATGTGTAGTGCAGGGTGAGGGCAGCTGGCTGAGTCATGTTAAACATGGTGCTAGCTACAGGGTTTGCAGGCAGATTGCCCATGGATTGGGAGATAATGGGAGGCGAAGTCAGCTTCCAGGTTTGTGGCTGATGGTGATAgtatcctttttctttctctcttttttttttaaagattttatttattatgtatacaatgttctgcctgtatgtacacctgaacaccagaagagggcaccagatctcattatagatggttgtaagccaccaagtggttgctgagaattgaactcaggacctctggaagagaaagcaatgctcttaactgctgagccatctctccagcactgatCATATCCTTACTAGGACCATATAGTCCTAGGGCCTCTGGACCAGAGTCCAATTCGTAGAGCACATTCTAACAACTATGTAGGTGAGATGCAGTAGGTGGGCTGCACCGACCAGATGTGAGGTGTGAAGAACTTGCAGAGGATAGGTAACtgtagaagttttggtttctttaaaaactcagttatgttatgtaaatatatatatatatttatttatcccaagtgtgggatatgggactgccttagtttgtccacagctgataattgcctcatgTGGGGCACTGTCATTGCCAGCTGGTAACCATCTTGTGTGGGCTCGGAGAGgcgtgtgatctttgccagctggagttagtggaattctgagggAGAGTACAAATATGAGATCCCAGAGAGCAAGGGCTTCAAGGATACGgacagggagaaggaagaaggctgctcGCTCGTTCCACCGCTGCCGTTTGCTGCttgctgttgctggactgctaggcatcctgatgactgagactggtattgccccaaagaacctgacGAACCTAACCAGCCGGAACTAAGACTAAAGAGATCTcaatcccctttcccttctaacctttctctcttacctagggttgggggggggttggaaggaaggaactccaaataaaagagttaaaaaaCCAGTACCAACAGGTAGCCCTTATGTTACTTGGGAGGATATCTCACCCCTAGGCAAGTGAGGGCGTTGCTGCTAGCTCTGTCCTTCCTAGGGAAGGTGGTGGGAATGGGCTCAAGTTATTCTTGTTCTTCAAGACATCCCCCAAGCATCCTTTGAAAGCCTTCCCTCAGCTTGTGCCTTCAGAAATCCAtgaggttttgtttcttttgtgacACCCTG encodes the following:
- the LOC110558689 gene encoding D-dopachrome decarboxylase, whose amino-acid sequence is MPFIELETNLPASRIPAGLEKRLCAAAADILDKPEDRVSVTIRPGMTLMIQGSTEPCAHLLVSSIGVVGTAEQNRGHSSRFFELLTKELSLDQDRIIIRFFPLEPWQIGKKGTVMTFL